The Salicibibacter halophilus DNA window TTTACATTTTGTTGATAATATTGGAAATTTATGCTATTTTTATTGCAGGTCTAAATAGATTAGGAGGATTAGTATGAAAAAAAAGTGGTTCTATCACAAATCACGGGATGGATGACAATATTCGACAATGAAGTCCCACACCTTGCTTTATAGAGCAAATTTTGTCGATAATCCTTAGGCTGCCGGTGGGTATTCTTCTTGATGGATTCTTTGTTCACACCGAGCTTGATATTTTCTCCATTTAAGGATCGCCTCTTTTTCTTCCTTCACCTGCATCCGAGCTTGAAGAGAGAATAACGAATAGCCAAACCCTTGTTGATTCATCGTGCGGAGTTGGTTGTTCTTCCCTTCGGTTTTGGCGTTGGATATACGATAGTGAAACCGATGGAGAATTTCCGGCAACCAATTCCAAATCGTCTTGAGAAGATCATCGAACGGCTCCAGGGAAGAGGCGATGACCTCTTTTTCCCACGCCCCTAAATGATCCAATGCTTCTTCCAGATCATTGCATTGATACAATTGGCGAAGTTTTTGATGCAGGCGCATGGCTTGAGCTAACGTCGGTGATGTTGTCTCCCAATGCTTCAGACGTTCTTGTTGTTCCGGGGTTAATTCTTCCGTTCGTTCAGCAAACAAGTCTTTGTCTTCTTTTAATGCCACCCGTTCTTCTTTGGTCAAAACATGTTGGACGCTTTTTCGCACATCGTCCAAGGCACGCGTCGAAGCTTGGATGACATGGAAGGCATCAATGACCACGATCGCTTGAGGGAGGGCGGCCTTAATCGCTGTCTGATAAGGCCTCCACATATCGATCGCAACCGCAATCACTTGTTCAGGTTGAGACAATTGGTTGAAAAGATCCATGACAGCTTCTTTGCGACGACTTTCATGTAACTCGAATAACTGGGGCCGCCATGGTACCGAGAGATCGTACATGACCAACCGATACTTGCCTTTTCCTTTGGCCAAACTGATTTCATCAAGGCCGATGAGCGCGGGGGTGGATCGATCCGAAATAGCTGGATGCTCTCCATGACATGCGCGTGCATGGACCCCAATAGTTTGACCACTGCGATCAAAGGCTTCTCCTACCGATTTGAAGGTACGGTCGGCCGTTGCAAATATCAGTGATTGCTTGGCTATCACCGACATTCGTTGATATGGTTTGAGCCAAGGTAATGGCTCCATAAACGTACGACAACAGGCATCACATATAAATCGACGATGGTTGAAATGATCAAAGATCGGTGTATCGTTGTGAGCGCCTGCAACCACTTGCTTC harbors:
- a CDS encoding ISL3 family transposase, with translation MLTHYTMVHECKEVPFAIIHQEEIPFGYPNPGLYRYLQLLNEGTRCPDCGYWTTRVHEHHMKQVVAGAHNDTPIFDHFNHRRFICDACCRTFMEPLPWLKPYQRMSVIAKQSLIFATADRTFKSVGEAFDRSGQTIGVHARACHGEHPAISDRSTPALIGLDEISLAKGKGKYRLVMYDLSVPWRPQLFELHESRRKEAVMDLFNQLSQPEQVIAVAIDMWRPYQTAIKAALPQAIVVIDAFHVIQASTRALDDVRKSVQHVLTKEERVALKEDKDLFAERTEELTPEQQERLKHWETTSPTLAQAMRLHQKLRQLYQCNDLEEALDHLGAWEKEVIASSLEPFDDLLKTIWNWLPEILHRFHYRISNAKTEGKNNQLRTMNQQGFGYSLFSLQARMQVKEEKEAILKWRKYQARCEQRIHQEEYPPAA